Proteins encoded in a region of the Flavobacterium sp. MDT1-60 genome:
- a CDS encoding OmpA family protein: MRKIVIALSVLMALTSCVSKKQYAALEAKNKETQDLLNSCTVKLNSCLEEKAGLAATAESYKAHNQDLINSSKDLTVLTTKGAENLEKSLESLKEKDLKISRLQDALTKKDSVTLALVTSLKGAVGINDPDIEINVEKGVVFISIADKLLFKSGSYEVSDKAKSVLAKVAKVVNDKPDFECMVEGHTDDVPYKSNGIILDNWDLSVKRSTSIVRVLTNDLGVNPAKLIAAGRSSYVPLVANDSAENKARNRRTRIVVMPKIDQFYDMIEKEMKKQAK; encoded by the coding sequence ATGAGAAAAATAGTTATCGCACTATCAGTATTAATGGCCTTAACTTCGTGTGTATCAAAAAAGCAATACGCAGCATTAGAAGCTAAGAACAAAGAGACACAAGATTTATTAAACTCCTGCACAGTTAAATTAAATTCTTGTTTAGAAGAAAAAGCAGGATTAGCAGCTACAGCTGAAAGTTATAAAGCACACAATCAAGACTTAATAAACAGTTCTAAAGATTTAACTGTATTAACTACTAAAGGAGCTGAAAACCTTGAAAAATCTTTAGAGAGTTTAAAAGAAAAAGATTTAAAAATCTCTAGACTTCAGGATGCCTTAACTAAAAAAGACAGTGTGACATTAGCATTAGTTACAAGTTTAAAAGGTGCTGTTGGAATCAACGATCCGGATATCGAAATCAATGTTGAAAAAGGAGTTGTATTTATTTCTATCGCAGATAAATTATTATTTAAAAGTGGTAGCTATGAAGTAAGTGATAAAGCAAAATCTGTTTTAGCAAAAGTTGCAAAAGTAGTTAACGACAAACCAGATTTTGAGTGTATGGTTGAAGGTCATACTGATGATGTTCCATACAAAAGCAATGGTATAATTCTAGACAACTGGGATTTAAGTGTTAAACGTTCTACTTCTATTGTACGTGTATTAACAAATGATCTTGGAGTTAACCCTGCAAAATTAATTGCTGCTGGTAGAAGTTCATATGTACCTTTAGTTGCAAATGATAGCGCTGAAAACAAAGCACGTAACAGAAGAACTCGTATCGTTGTTATGCCAAAAATCGATCAATTCTATGATATGATTGAAAAAGAA
- a CDS encoding glycosyltransferase family 2 protein, whose amino-acid sequence MDKIAVVILNWNGKKLLEQFLPSVLQFSAEATIYVADNASTDDSIHFVKQNFPSIKIIQNNGNHGFAKGYNDALKEVNAEIYALVNSDIEVTENWLKPILETFDTEKQTAIIQPKILDFKNKEYFEYAGAAGGFIDKYGFPYCRGRIFDTIEKDNGQYDDNCELFWASGACFFIRKEVYDELKGFDESFFAHQEEIDLCWRAANEGHIIKYNSKSIVYHVGGATLQQGNPKKTFLNFRNSLLMLVKNLPKKGLFFRIFFRMILDGIAGIRFLTQGKFSHTLAILKAHFSFYCISLKYLRERKDFQIQQYYTVKSIVYLYYIKRLTVFKEIFNSNQNIKN is encoded by the coding sequence TTGGATAAAATAGCAGTTGTCATTTTAAATTGGAATGGAAAAAAATTGCTTGAGCAGTTTTTACCTTCAGTTCTTCAATTTTCAGCAGAAGCTACTATATATGTAGCCGATAATGCTTCTACAGACGATTCCATACATTTCGTCAAACAAAATTTTCCATCTATAAAAATTATCCAAAATAATGGCAATCATGGTTTTGCAAAAGGCTATAATGATGCTTTAAAGGAGGTAAATGCCGAAATATATGCTTTGGTCAATTCGGATATTGAAGTGACAGAAAATTGGCTTAAACCAATACTCGAAACTTTTGATACTGAAAAACAAACTGCTATTATTCAGCCTAAAATTCTTGATTTTAAAAACAAGGAATATTTTGAATATGCAGGCGCTGCAGGTGGATTTATTGATAAATATGGTTTTCCTTATTGTAGAGGACGTATTTTTGATACCATTGAAAAAGATAATGGGCAGTATGATGATAACTGTGAATTATTCTGGGCTTCCGGAGCCTGTTTCTTTATCCGGAAAGAAGTATATGATGAATTGAAAGGTTTTGATGAAAGCTTTTTTGCACATCAGGAAGAAATTGATTTATGCTGGCGTGCTGCAAACGAAGGACATATTATTAAGTACAACTCAAAATCAATAGTTTATCATGTTGGAGGTGCAACATTACAACAAGGAAATCCGAAAAAGACATTTTTAAATTTTAGGAATTCATTGTTAATGCTTGTAAAAAATCTGCCTAAAAAAGGGTTGTTTTTTAGGATTTTCTTCCGAATGATTTTGGATGGAATCGCTGGCATCCGTTTTCTTACACAAGGAAAATTCAGCCATACTTTAGCAATTTTAAAGGCACATTTTTCTTTTTATTGTATATCTTTAAAATATCTTCGGGAAAGAAAAGATTTTCAAATACAGCAATACTATACCGTAAAAAGTATCGTTTACCTATATTACATTAAGAGATTGACTGTATTTAAAGAAATCTTTAACAGTAATCAAAATATTAAAAACTAA
- a CDS encoding type I restriction enzyme HsdR N-terminal domain-containing protein yields the protein MQRLNFPIYPFRFKNSENKVSIFDEIRKKFIILTPEEWVRQHVVHYLMNEKKYPKSLINVEKVLTVNGLRKRYDVVVFNSDGSIHILVECKAPEVKISQATFDQIARYNMTMQARFLKVTNGLNHFYCQMDFENEKYEFLKSLPDYKEIY from the coding sequence ATGCAACGATTAAATTTTCCAATCTATCCTTTTCGATTCAAAAATAGCGAAAATAAAGTGTCTATTTTTGATGAAATCAGAAAAAAATTTATCATTCTTACTCCAGAAGAATGGGTTCGTCAGCACGTTGTTCATTATTTAATGAATGAGAAAAAATATCCCAAATCACTCATAAACGTAGAGAAAGTTTTAACAGTCAATGGCTTACGAAAAAGGTATGATGTTGTAGTATTCAATTCTGATGGCTCTATACATATATTAGTAGAATGCAAAGCGCCAGAAGTGAAAATATCACAGGCAACTTTTGACCAAATTGCCCGTTACAATATGACAATGCAGGCACGGTTTTTGAAAGTCACAAACGGTCTGAATCATTTTTATTGTCAGATGGATTTTGAAAACGAAAAATATGAGTTTTTAAAATCATTACCGGATTACAAGGAAATTTATTAA